In Humulus lupulus chromosome 7, drHumLupu1.1, whole genome shotgun sequence, the following are encoded in one genomic region:
- the LOC133790141 gene encoding 2-oxoglutarate-dependent dioxygenase 19-like, which produces MKKMMEACEGFFNMSEEEKKEFQGSRDVLDPINWGTNFNCNTVGKKFLIWRQFLKLYVHPQFNSPYKPLGFSEVAEEYCKRTREICRVLMRAMSETLGLKPDCLEKATNWDEGFYLLASNYYPTCPDPDQVIGLPPHTDSGLMNLLVQNDVGGLQILHKSGKWVQWKAMPNTIIVDLGDQMQILTNDLYKSVTHRAVVNNKSTRISIVSGHGPAVNAKVVPIPELLEALGQAPAYPGIPYNEYLQLQRTSHSFLKSTLDIIRLES; this is translated from the exons ATGAAGAAAATGATGGAAGCATGTGAGGGTTTTTTCAACATGAGCGAAGAGGAGAAGAAAGAGTTCCAAGGGTCTAGAGACGTGTTGGACCCTATCAATTGGGGAACCAATTTCAATTGCAATACAGTTGGCAAGAAATTCCTTATTTGGAGGCAATTTTTGAAGCTTTATGTTCATCCTCAATTCAATTCCCCTTACAAACCACTTGGTTTCAG tGAGGTGGCAGAAGAATATTgtaaaagaacaagagaaatATGTAGAGTGTTAATGAGAGCAATGTCTGAGACATTAGGGTTGAAACCAGATTGCTTAGAGAAGGCAACGAATTGGGATGAAGGATTTTATTTGTTGGCTTCAAACTATTATCCAACTTGTCCAGACCCTGACCAGGTTATTGGACTCCCACCTCACACTGACTCAGGCCTCATGAATCTTCTGGTCCAAAACGACGTCGGAGGACTTCAAATCCTTCACAAATCAGGAAAATGGGTTCAATGGAAAGCCATGCCTAACACCATTATTGTTGACCTTGGTGATCAAATGCAG ATCCTTACCAATGACCTGTACAAGAGCGTGACACACAGAGCAGTGGTGAACAACAAAAGCACAAGAATATCAATAGTGTCAGGACATGGACCAGCAGTGAACGCCAAGGTTGTACCAATACCAGAGCTTTTAGAAGCATTGGGCCAAGCCCCGGCTTATCCAGGGATTCCATACAATGAATACTTGCAACTTCAACGAACCTCCCACTCTTTCCTCAAATCCACTCTCGACATAATAAGATTGGAATCATAA